A genomic segment from Aspergillus puulaauensis MK2 DNA, chromosome 1, nearly complete sequence encodes:
- the ZTA1_1 gene encoding quinone oxidoreductase family protein (COG:Q;~EggNog:ENOG410PFIW;~InterPro:IPR013154,IPR013149,IPR036291,IPR011032, IPR020843,IPR002364;~PFAM:PF00107,PF08240,PF13602;~go_function: GO:0008270 - zinc ion binding [Evidence IEA];~go_function: GO:0016491 - oxidoreductase activity [Evidence IEA];~go_process: GO:0055114 - oxidation-reduction process [Evidence IEA]), with amino-acid sequence MYSRTLPRIVSTSSTPQASSRAISRLSSISTHLLLPHSSHQRNIPSRPPHRNVATMPPISSTMKAIVAEKVGGPEVLEVHTNQPVPTPQEGQLLVKNNIIGINYIDTYFRTGLYPSAKPEILGREAVGTVVALGPGANPYNFQVGDRVAWLATGSYAEYTAVPQAKTVKVPQGISDEDAMASFLSGLTVLSFAKETYPVQKGDWVLLHAAAGGAGFLLTQILKDIGAKVIGTAGGKEKVELVKSLGADYVIDYRSEEGKDWVKKVKEITHGRGVDVVYDSVGKDTWEGSLEAVKRKGTIVWFGNASGPVPPLPLPKLSPKCVKIARPTLFGYIETREEFEYYVNELFNLLLTGKLKVKIHNVYPLDQVAQAHIDLEGRKTTGKLLLKA; translated from the exons ATGTATTCTCGTACCCTCCCCCGCATCGTCTCAACGTCTTCCACCCCTCAAGCTTCATCTCGCGCAATTTCCCGACTATCCTCCATCAGCactcatcttcttcttccccactCATCCCATCAACGAAATATACCATCCCGCCCACCCCATCGCAACGTCGCCACAATGCCTCCCATCTCGTCAACCATGAAAGCCATTGTCGCCGAGAAAGTCGGCGGCCCTGAGGTCCTCGAAGTCCACACCAACCAACCCGTCCCCACCCCGCAAGAAGGCCAGCTGCTGGTCAAGaacaacatcatcggcatAAATTACATCGACACCTACTTCCGCACCGGTCTCTACCCATCCGCAAAGCCCGAAATCCTAGGCCGCGAAGCCGTCGGCACGGTCGTGGCTCTCGGGCCCGGTGCTAACCCGTATAACTTCCAGGTTGGCGATCGCGTTGCGTGGTTGGCTACCGGCTCATACGCAGAGTACACTGCTGTTCCTCAGGCGAAGACTGTGAAGGTGCCACAGGGTATCTcggatgaagatgccatGGCTTCCTTTTTGAGTGGCTTGACTGTTCTGTCGTTTGCGAAGGAGACGTATCCTGTTCAGAAAGGGGATTGGGTGCTACTGCACGCGGCCGCGGGTGGTGCTGGGTTTCTCCTGACCCAGATTCTGAAGGATATCGGGGCCAAAGTTATTGGCACCGCGGGTGGaaaggagaaggtcgagctTGTTAAGAGCCTAGGAGCCGATTATGTGATTGATTATCGCAgcgaggagggcaaggatTGGGTTAAGAAGGTCAAGGAGATTACCCATGGCCGGGGAGTGGACGTTGTCTATGATTCTGTAGGGAAGGACACCTGGGAAGGCAGTCTGGAAGCTGTTAAGCGAAAGGGAACCATTGTTTGGTTTGGAAATGCCAGTGGCCCAGTACCCCCTCTGCCATTACC CAAACTAAGCCCCAAGTGTGTCAAGATCGCGCGTCCAACCTTGTTCGGCTACatcgagactcgagaagaATTCGAGTACTATGTTAACGAACTGTTCAACTTGCTTTTGACCGGCAAACTGAAGGTAAAGATTCACAACGTGTATCCTTTGGATCAGGTTGCGCAAGCGCATATCGACCTAGAAGGACGAAAGACAACCGGAAAGTTGCTCCTGAAAGCGTAA
- the TBF1 gene encoding putative MYB DNA binding protein (Tbf1) (COG:K;~EggNog:ENOG410PG9K;~InterPro:IPR013867,IPR001005,IPR009057,IPR017930;~PFAM:PF08558;~antiSMASH:Cluster_1.14;~go_function: GO:0042162 - telomeric DNA binding [Evidence IEA];~go_function: GO:0042803 - protein homodimerization activity [Evidence IEA]) yields MTSPSASMMVDTNGSGPSVDGQESSDRPASPVLKEEGHHDFPKLSHSLDDGSVSPRAPKKRRLESEPAENVTQPQEQPPEQEQPQEQQHHHQEQQSHLLSGAGDQIEEELASALGAGVVDSVEPTDNKNGHIEHAGESGESPVTQEQNANIDSDVATVISNIMNHSERVEEQVAMGPQQLPDLSGQGAPKGMVFVKANSHLKIQSLPILDNLSTQILSLLAKSTYQDITSFVSEPDSENGQAYATMRSLFDHTKKVYSSKVSFLSPTDLELTESAQVDIIRKANLASFVSSIFGTQEIGFSELNDNFLDVFVPEGGRLLKQQGALFLELKTQAFIASMNNTERTRTELLYILFPDNLEQQLLDRRPGTRQLAPSETDFVNRAGSRRDILLGDINNEEAMKALPDKYHWEDFLRDLSSYITKNFDTINNQQVTKGRQPSSSNGDSEPPSAPLQSQFPVSSQAPEVPVDKNMHGDLVARAARAAQIALQGHGLRRSQQQAQQQQQQQQQQAQQQQKQQQQYQQQQQQQQQAQQQQQQQAQQQQQQQTSQQQQQQGIQILQGYTPAQQQYQSSPTPSGYQQSPGTYTFQQSPMQNNFQQYNHPSPSPIPGRPNSSTANHGYMPGIPHYSQSQPTQVLYERARMAASAKSSPSSRKSGLPSQRRPWTTEEENALMAGLDRVKGPHWSQILAMFGPGGTISEALKDRNQVQLKDKARNLKLFFLKSGIEVPYYLKFVTGELKTRAPAQAAKREARERQKKQGEEDKAHVEGIKGMMALAGAHPQQVAHGHESMSASPLPPDPNFDQTAEQNLMQTLGKEVHGEQFGQQQQHHHHPENMHMGQ; encoded by the exons ATGACCTCGCCGTCTGCCTCCATGATGGTCGATACCAACGGATCGGGGCCCTCTGTCGATGGCCAGGAGTCTTCCGACCGTCCTGCGTCCCCTGTGCTCAAGGAGGAAGGTCACCATG ATTTCCCTAAATTATCCCACTCTCTCGACGACGGCTCCGTTTCCCCGCGGGCGCCCAAGAAGCGTCGTCTCGAAAGCGAACCGGCCGAGAACGTCACTCAACCTCAAGAACAACCCCCGGAACAGGAACAACCCcaggaacaacaacaccatcaccaagaGCAACAGTCACACCTCCTTTCGGGTGCTGGCGATCAAATCGAAGAAGAGCTGGCTTCCGCGCTTGGTGCAGGCGTTGTCGACTCGGTGGAGCCTACCGACAACAAGAATGGACATATTGAGCACGCTGGCGAAAGCGGCGAAAGCCCAGTGACCCAAGAGCAAAACGCCAATATTGATTCGGACGTCGCCACCGTGATTTCAAATATCATGAATCATTCAGAGCGTGTGGAGGAACAAGTTGCGATGGGCCCGCAGCAGTTGCCAGATCTTTCAGGTCAAGGTGCCCCCAAAGGGATGGTTTTTGTCAAGGCCAACTCACATCTAAAGATCCAGAGTCTCCCGATTTTGGACAATCTG TCCACGcaaatcctctccctcttaGCCAAATCAACTTATCAAGATATCACCTCCTTTGTGTCAGAACCGGATTCGGAGAATGGACAGGCATACGCCACGATGCGATCCCTCTTCGACCACACGAAAAAGGTTTACTCGTCCAAGGTGTCGTTTCTATCGCCGACCGACCTTGAGCTCACGGAGTCCGCCCAAGTCGACATTATCCGAAAAGCAAATCTGGCCTCATTCGTTTCGAGCATATTCGGCACCCAGGAGATTGGGTTCTCCGAGCTGAACGACAACTTTCTTGATGTATTTGTTCCAGAAGGTGGTCGGCTTCTCAAACAACAGGGcgcgctcttcctcgagctcaAGACCCAAGCGTTCATCGCGTCGATGAATAACACGGAGCGTACACGCACCGAGTTGCTGTATATTCTCTTCCCCGATAAcctggagcagcagcttcttgaCAGACGACCCGGGACACGTCAGCTAGCTCCGAGCGAAACCGATTTTGTTAACCGCGCCGGATCGCGTCGTGATATTCTGCTGGGCGATATCAACAACGAGGAAGCCATGAAGGCATTGCCGGACAAATACCATTGGGAGGATTTTCTCCGGGATCTCAGCTCGTACATTACGAAAAATTTCGATACGATCAATAACCAGCAG GTCACAAAAGGACGGcaaccatcttcctcaaaTGGCGATTCCGAGCCGCCCAGCGCTCCCCTTCAAAGCCAATTTCCTGTTTCCTCCCAAGCGCCAGAGGTCCCAGTTGACAAGAACATGCACGGTGACCTGGTTGCGCGTGCAGCTCGCGCAGCACAAATTGCACTGCAGGGTCACGGGCTGAGGCGCTCacaacaacaggcccagcagcagcaacaacagcagcaacagcaggcccaacaacaacagaagcaacagcagcaatatcaacagcagcagcagcagcagcagcaggcccagcaacaacagcaacaacaggcccagcaacagcagcagcagcagacatctcaacaacaacagcaacaaggaatccaaatcctccaaggGTATACCCCTGCACAACAACAGTATCAGTCCAGTCCGACTCCCTCAGGTTACCAGCAGTCGCCCGGGACGTATACTTTCCAGCAGAGCCCGATGCAAAACAATTTCCAGCAGTACAACCACCCCTCGCCGTCCCCTATACCAGGTCGGCCCAACTCGTCCACCGCCAACCACGGCTACATGCCAGGCATCCCCCACTACTCTCAATCACAGCCCACACAGGTTCTCTACGAGCGTGCGCGGATGGCTGCGTCCGCAAAATCCTCACCCAGCAGTCGCAAGTCCGGTCTACCGAGTCAACGGCGGCCCTGGACCACAGAAGAGGAGAATGCCCTTATGGCGGGGCTCGATCGGGTCAAGGGGCCTCATTGGAGTCAGATCCTTGCCATGTTCGGCCCAGGCGGCACAATTAGCGAAGCGCTCAAGGACCGCAATCAGGTACAGCTCAAGGATAAAGCTCGTAATCTGAagcttttcttcctcaagaGCGGGATTGAGGTGCCTTACTATCTGAAGTTTGTCACGGGAGAGCTGAAAACACGTGCTCCCGCGCAGGCGGCAAAACGCGAGGCCCGTGAGCGACAGAAGaagcagggcgaggaggacaagGCCCATGTCGAAGGAATTAAGGGGATGATGGCGCTGGCGGGGGCTCATCCCCAACAGGTTGCTCATGGCCATGAGAGCATGTCGGCATCACCGCTACCCCCGGATCCAAACTTTGATCAGACGGCGGAGCAGAATCTGATGCAGACACTGGGGAAGGAAGTGCATGGCGAGCAATttggacagcagcagcagcatcatcaccatcctgAGAATATGCACATGGGGCAGTGA
- a CDS encoding putative TFIID and and SAGA complex TAF10 subunit (COG:K;~EggNog:ENOG410PNVU;~InterPro:IPR003923;~PFAM:PF03540;~antiSMASH:Cluster_1.14;~go_component: GO:0005634 - nucleus [Evidence IEA];~go_process: GO:0006352 - DNA-templated transcription, initiation [Evidence IEA]), with the protein MSEPPSSLPQPPPSTQPAPPSSSTPQPDSNPQSFSDATVVPKTEPDSSDPVALDTSIEQEADTMANKDSAAAAQDAGAATEEGDIGNPVQATSSDAAATSKKETSLREFLGKMDDYAPIIPDAVTAHYLTLAGLPPPGNGPNQTPPHLARLLALATQKFIADISADSYQYARIRASNSSSASNPMGSLNAASGLGMPAGGAAGGAGAGGGGGGGGEKGGKAGTHLGIQRPGFGGGGSGGSGQGRTVLTMEDLGMAVSEYGVSVKRGEFYR; encoded by the exons ATGTCCGAACCACCATCATCTCTAccgcaacctcctcccagcacacagcctgctcctccatcctcatcaacaccgcAGCCAGACTCAAACCCTCAGTCCTTCTCTGACGCTACTGTCGTTCCAAAAACCGAACCAGACTCCTCAGATCCTGTCGCGCTAGACACCTCCATAGAGCAAGAAGCCGACACCATGGCCAACAAGgactccgccgccgccgcccaggATGCGGGCGCAGCAACAGAAGAAGGGGATATTGGAAATCCCGTACAAGCGACTTCCTCTGATGCAGCAGCGACATCGAAGAAGGAAACCAGCCTGCGCGAGTTCCTAGGGAAGATGGACGATTATGCGCCTATT attccTGATGCAGTAACAGCCCACTACCTCACACTCGCCGgcctcccaccaccaggaaACGGACCGAACCAAACGCCGCCTCACCTCGCGCGGCTCCTAGCCCTCGCAACGCAGAAATTCATCGCCGATATTTCCGCGGACTCATACCAATACGCGCGCATCCGGgcctcaaactcctcgtCCGCGAGTAACCCCATGGGCAGTCTAAACGCGGCTTCTGGTCTCGGTATGCCCGCTGGCGGTGCGGCAGGCGGTGCCGGAgctggtggcggtggaggcggtggaggagaaaagggaggGAAAGCAGGTACGCATTTGGGGATCCAGAGGCCTGGgtttggaggtggtggctCTGGAGGGTCTGGACAGGGGAGGACGGTTCTTACgatggaggatttggggatGGCGGTCTCGGAATATGGGGTCAGTGTTAAGAGGGGGGAATTCTATCGGTGA
- a CDS encoding uncharacterized protein (COG:S;~EggNog:ENOG410PQIH;~InterPro:IPR018606;~PFAM:PF09692;~go_component: GO:0033167 - ARC complex [Evidence IEA];~go_process: GO:0031047 - gene silencing by RNA [Evidence IEA]) — translation MTGNPEDTRKSLVPIPAPKKKKKRSKRPKSKRGKNKPTGFEEYYVDAPITAEEHEFELDLYHVSRPIAHRLENSLLRFSKNRRIEPDRLEVFNKYLQYGGIDVSPKMFAGVDERGMKDMDKEDILLARGNTSINQGQSNLIIDFNAVVKGYLTSYFPFYFNPFTEDMIKLATVTTRGFLSYLLYHDVCPEYKENIHEARKSCDIATGELWKNQQLTAEGTDDFNKACSILFGGFEHEIYVEDNQWENPKDDKVHMTKKIAQKVVRFGLGVAGTDDIASAFHHKAIAGTLTAKKLQDIHGFEVTGVRFLEDNARQFYQDQAPDLHPVGVLFGRTYYDPAEPEYDLSPEEREEWAKNGLPVQDFTFFLEERLLQHCYPGMKIIANVWELNCGFHYFEEVIRAYCSIYTPLANELMIGWKKPRALTAKKEQEDSDAE, via the exons ATGACAGGCAATCCAGAAGATACTAGGAAATCTCTTGTTCCTATCCCAgcgccaaagaagaagaagaagagaagtaaACGCCCAAAAAGCAAGAGAGGAAAG AACAAACCAACCGGCTTCGAAGAGTATTATGTGGATGCTCCGATCACGGCCGAGGAACACGAGTTCGAGCTCGACCTTTATCATGT CTCTCGACCCATCGCTCA CCGCCTCGAAAATTCCCTTCTACGGTTTAGCAAGAACCGACGAATTGAGCCCGACAGACTGGAGGTTTTTAACAAGTACCTCCAATACGGAGGCATTGATGTCAGCCCTAAGATGTTTGCGGGAGTGGATGAGCGTGGCATGAAAGACATGGACAAAGAGGACATCCTTCTGGCGAGGGGTAACacatcaatcaatcaagGTCAATCTAACTTGATCATCGATTTCAATGCTGTGGTGAAAGGATACCT GACCTCGTATTTCCCATTTTACTTCAACCCTTTTACTGAGGATATGATCAAACTCGCTACCGTCACCACCCGGGGCTTCTTGTCTTACCTTCTCTATCACGATGTCTGTCCGGAATACAAAGAGAACATTCACGAAGCAAGGAAGTCGTGTGATATCGCTACCGGCGAACTATGGAAGAACCAGCAACTCACGGCCGAGGGAACGGATGACTTCAACAAAGCCTGCTCAATCTTGTTCGGTGGGTTTGAGCATGAGATATACGTTGAGGATAATCAGTGGGAAAATCCCAAGGACGACAAGGTCCACATGACCAAAAAGATCGCCCAGAAAGTCGTGAGGTTCGGTTTGGGTGTTGCCGGAACGGATGATATTGCTTCTGCATTTCACCATAAAGCCATTGCAGGCACACTCACGGCAAAGAAGCTGCAGGACATCCACGGCTTCGAAGTGACTGGCGTGCGTTTTCTCGAGGACAACGCACGGCAGTTCTACCAGGACCAGGCACCTGACCTTCACCCAGTTGGAGTTCTATTTGGCAGAACCTATTACGATCCTGCAGAGCCGGAGTACGATCTTTCTCcagaggagagggaggagtgggcGAAAAATGGCCTTCCAGTTCAGGATTTCACGTTTTTCCTAGAAGagcgccttctccagcaCTGCTACCCCGGAATGAAAATCATTGCAAACGTCTGGGAACTAAACTGCGGTTTTCACTATTTCGAGGAGGTCATCAGGGCCTACTGCTCCATCTACACGCCACTCGCCAATGAACTCATGATCGGGTGGAAGAAGCCACGAGCTTTGACGGCAAAGAAGGAACAGGAAGATAGCGATGCTGAGTAG
- the RSM19 gene encoding mitochondrial 37S ribosomal protein uS19m (COG:J;~EggNog:ENOG410PR40;~InterPro:IPR002222,IPR020934,IPR023575;~PFAM:PF00203;~antiSMASH:Cluster_1.14;~go_component: GO:0005840 - ribosome [Evidence IEA];~go_function: GO:0003723 - RNA binding [Evidence IEA];~go_function: GO:0003735 - structural constituent of ribosome [Evidence IEA];~go_process: GO:0006412 - translation [Evidence IEA]) yields the protein MYATRALFGRSVWKGPNIVPLALPRQLPPPPGTPPIKTQKRAATILPNFVGLRFSVHNGKSYQDVFITDEMVGRKLGEFAPTRKRFTYRLSKNK from the exons ATGTACGCCACTCGAGCCCTGTTCGGGCGGTCCGTGTGGAAGG GCCCGAATATCGTCCC TCTCGCTCTTCCCCGCCAACTCCCACCTCCGCCGGGAACACCCCCGATCAAAACGCAGAAACGCGCTGCAACGATCCTGCCGAATTTCGTGGGGTTGAGGTTCTCTGTACACAACGGAAAATCGTATCAGGATGTGTTCATAACAGACGAGATGGTCGGCCGGAAGTTAGGGGAGTTTGCGCC GACGCGGAAGAGATTCACGTATAGGCTTTCGAAGAACAAATGA
- a CDS encoding inositol polyphosphate multikinase (COG:I,K,T;~EggNog:ENOG410QDKF;~InterPro:IPR005522,IPR038286;~PFAM:PF03770;~antiSMASH:Cluster_1.14;~go_function: GO:0016301 - kinase activity [Evidence IEA];~go_process: GO:0032958 - inositol phosphate biosynthetic process [Evidence IEA]), which produces MPSSSRSDSVKNQKLDNDSFVAFDHAAAGHDGVRCTPSGSFIAKPCTAQEIAFYESTAAHPAFHEFIPTYIGTLSSADQQEPSAALTAAAATQQGAIVLPAAENSPASGPPATSASTGPTLTGEPKTGDATGDASWTPSAGTGKKLDTGLSIVLENVASGFKRPNVLDVKLGARLWADDAIPAKRAKLDAVSKETTSSSLGFRIAGMKVWTGVNGEADEGSKTNPYITRYGQSGGTKGEVIEQDGFKRYDKWYGRSFTADNVKSGLETYLAGAKTAEADHSTLVARRLADGLRRVQQILESEESRMYSSSVLIIYEGDPEAMELALEDEKKAKEAPPKTSDVEEEEDDEFDGFEIQDGGAFEIADLPVGEDGAPNRTINISIDPETIQLGDLEDEEDEEEGPKVHDLRLIDFAHASWTPGQGPDENVLVGVRNLVRIFEELSTD; this is translated from the exons ATgccgtcttcttcgaggTCCGACAGCGTGAAGAACCAGAAGCTCGACAATGATAGCTTCGTTGCCTTCGACCACGCCGCGGCTGGACA CGACGGCGTCCGGTGCACACCCTCCGGCTCTTTTATCGCGAAGCCCTGCACGGCCCAAGAAATTGCCTTCTACGAATCGACTGCTGCCCACCCTGCCTTTCACGAATTTATTCCTACTTATATCGGGACATTAAGCTCCGCTGACCAACAAGAACCATCTGCTGCTCTCACTGCCGCTGCGGCTACTCAGCAAGGAGCCATCGTCCTGCCCGCCGCGGAGAACTCGCCTGCTTCGGGACCTCCGGCTACAAGTGCATCTACCGGTCCAACTTTAACAGGCGAGCCGAAGACAGGCGATGCGACAGGCGACGCATCGTGGACACCATCCGCAGGGAcagggaagaagctggacacAGGGTTGTCGATTGTTCTAGAAAATGTTGCGTCTGGCTTCAAACGACCCAACGTTTTGGATGTGAAGCTCGGGGCAAGACTTTGGGCTGATGATGCCATTCCCGCAAAGAGAGCGAAGCTGGACGCAGTGTCTAAGGAGACAACCAGCTCTTCTCTTGGGTTCCGAATTGCGGGGATGAAGGTATGGACTGGTGTCAACGGTGAGGCGGACGAAGGGAGTAAGACAAATCCCTACATCACACGTTATGGACAGTCGGGAGGCACAAAGGGAGAAGTGATCGAGCAGGATGGCTTTAAACGCTACGATAAGTGGTATGGTCGCTCCTTTACTGCCGACAACGTGAAGAGTGGACTGGAAACGTACCTCGCGGGAGCAAAAACCGCTGAAGCAGACCATTCGACGCTGGTCGCTAGGCGGCTAGCGGATGGGCTGAGACGTGTGCAACAAATATTGGAGTCAGAAGAAAGCCGCATGTATTCCTCGAGTGTGCTGATAATCTATGAAGGCGACCCGGAAGCCATGGAACTGGCcctggaagatgagaagaaggcaaAAGAGGCCCCTCCAAAAACATCagatgtggaggaggaagaggacgatgaatTCGATGGGTTCGAGATTCAGGACGGTGGTGCGTTTGAGATAGCCGACCTTCCAGTTGGCGAGGATGGAGCACCCAATCGAACCATAAACATAAGCATTGACCCGGAAACCATCCAGTTGGGAGatcttgaagatgaagaggacgaagaagagggacCGAAGGTGCATGATCTCCGTCTGATTGATTTTGCCCATGCCAGCTGGACTCCTGGCCAGGGACCAGACGAGAATGTGCTTGTTGGAGTGCGAAATCTTGTTCGCATATTCGAAGAATTGTCGACGGACTAG
- a CDS encoding FAD-dependent oxidoreductase (COG:S;~EggNog:ENOG410PM8I;~InterPro:IPR036188,IPR002938;~PFAM:PF01494;~SMCOG1087:hypothetical protein;~TransMembrane:1 (n3-10c15/16o423-441i);~antiSMASH:Cluster_1.14;~go_function: GO:0071949 - FAD binding [Evidence IEA]) encodes MKIIIIGAGISGCTAYLQLRKHLPHPRGPAPAAQHEITIYEAYDTNIDTTHEGRDGDTHSSTLVVGGGLGIFPNGLNVLKRLDGNILRDIVRGGYAIAHQNLRTKNGSLLVRMETMADADPEMDGKQMHLLGVSRHWLWKNLRLRIPGCDIETRRVASVAANENGRNRVHFADGSEPVEADLVIGADGVKGVTKLALFPGKEGDYAPEYQGLVGVGGFISTEEVKGLVEKGSMNLLFSGSGFFGYFFSSSAASAPDRESVYGVSEPGESLGWWSTYSVDECPDPKTLDMEAVADQLRERHGDWKDPVIQKIISSLHVKSMYPTWTSPQLPTWEKDGVVLVGDAAHALPSTSGQGSSQALEDIEAFTILLGNALREVDQESSADTAEYKSAITSAAKQYIEIRRPRVQSILEGAQRMQSTKRDMGWIAECAMYCAMWIAGCFPKMMSGPVKRVINYNISEEAKAFIEQRKKT; translated from the exons ATgaaaatcatcatcatcggcgccggcATCTCCGGGTGCACCGCATACCTGCAACTCAGAAAACACCTCCCGCACCCACGTGGACCAGCACCTGCAGCACAGCACGAGATAACCATTTACGAAGCTTATGATACAAACATCGACACAACACACGAAGGCCGCGATGGCGACACCCATTCCTCCACATTAGTCGTTGGCGGCGGACTAGGCATCTTTCCCAACGGTCTTAACGTCCTGAAGCGTCTAGATGGTAACATTCTCCGCGATATCGTGCGCGGGGGGTACGCCATCGCGCATCAGAATCTGAGGACGAAGAATGGGTCTttgttggtgaggatggagacgatggcgGATGCAGATCCGGAGATGGATGGGAAGCAGATGCATCTGCTTGGTGTTAGTCGGCATTGGTTGTGGAAGAATTTAAGGCTTAGGATTCCGGGTTGTGATATTGAGACGAGGCGCGTGGCAAGTGTGGCTGCGAATGAGAATGGTCGCAATAGAGTGCACTTTGCGGATGGGAGCGAACCTGTTGAGGCGGATTTGGTTATTGGTGCGGATGGGGTCAAGGGAGTTACCAAGCTGGCGTTGTTCCCTGGGAAGGAGGGGGACTATGCGCCTGAATATCA AGGCCTTGTCGGGGTTGGAGGGTTCATCTCGaccgaagaagtcaaagggCTCGTGGAGAAAGGCTCAATGAATCTACTTTTCAGCGGGAGTGGATTCTTCGGATACTTCTTCTCGAGCAGCGCCGCATCTGCACCGGACCGTGAGTCTGTATATGGTGTTTCCGAGCCGGGCGAGTCGCTCGGATGGTGGTCAACGTATTCCGTTGACGAATGTCCAGACCCCAAGACGCTGGACATGGAAGCAGTTGCGGATCAACTACGCGAGAGGCACGGAGACTGGAAGGACCCGGTTATTCAGAAGATCATAAGCTCTTTGCATGTTAAGAGCATGTACCCAACCTGGACATCGCCTCAGCTTCCGACATGGGAAAAAGACGGTGTTGTTCTTGTCGGGGATGCAGCACACGCCCTTCCATCCACATCGGGACAAGGCTCCTCACAGGCTTTGGAGGATATTGAGGCGTTTACAATACTGCTTGGCAATGCCCTCCGTGAAGTGGATCAGGAAAGCTCAGCTGATACAGCGGAATATAAGAGTGCTATCACATCAGCTGCTAAACAATACATCGAGATCCGCCGGCCACGGGTGCAGAGTATCCTGGAGGGTGCACAACGCATGCAGAGTACCAAACGGGACATGGGTTGGATAGCTGAGTGCGCAATGTATTGTGCGATGTGGATTGCCG GATGTTTTCCGAAAATGATGTCGGGGCCTGTGAAGCGGGtgattaattataatatttccgaggaggcgaaggcgtTTATTgaacagaggaagaaaacTTGA
- a CDS encoding uncharacterized protein (COG:S;~EggNog:ENOG410PMG5;~InterPro:IPR036412,IPR023214;~antiSMASH:Cluster_1.14) — translation MSNISAPDWKTAGSKLSDWSLFDEVFVSCETQVIKPDLGFYTHVISRANTDPKTTVFINDRQGNVLPTQSLGLHGIGSKGLEDMKCQLKEICRISGTPAVI, via the coding sequence ATGTCCAACATCTCAGCTCCAGATTGGAAAACCGCTGGGTCGAAGCTTTCTGACTGGTCTCTATTCGACGAAGTTTTTGTTTCATGCGAGACCCAAGTGATCAAGCCCGACTTGGGCTTTTACACCCATGTCATTTCGAGGGCAAACACTGATCCGAAAACAACGGTATTCATAAACGATAGACAGGGGAATGTTCTCCCAACCCAGTCCCTGGGACTCCATGGCATTGGATCTAAAGGTCTCGAGGATATGAAGTGTCAATTAAAGGAAATTTGCCGCATTTCGGGGACTCCTGCCGTCATCTAG